In Glycine max cultivar Williams 82 chromosome 4, Glycine_max_v4.0, whole genome shotgun sequence, the genomic stretch ggggagCGCCTCGGCGGACTATTTGGCTCTGCAACCTCTCAATgattatcaacccatgcatTCCGAGTTCctagatgaggacatcatggcctcatTTAAAGAGAAGCTAGACAAGGACAGagacaagtggatcgtgtggttcgATGAAGCATCAAACGTTCTGGGCCATGGCGTTAGGGTAGCATTGGTCTAtccggacaatcaatgcatACCTTTCACGACTAGGCTTGgtttcgactgcaccaacaacatggctgaatacgaagcatgcgccctggGTGTCCAGGCAATAATTGACTTCAACATTAAGCTACTCAAGGTATACGGAGACTTGACGCTGGTGATTCACAAGCTGAGAgaagaatgggaaactagggatcacaAACTAATACCCTACCAGACttatatcaaggagttggctgagttctttgatgagatcactttccatcatgttccctgagaggaaaatcaaatggctgatgcacttgccactttagcgtccatgttccagtTGACGCCACATAGAGACCTGCCATACATTGAGTTCATGTGTCGCGGTAGGCCCACACATTGCTGTGTGGTGGAAGAGGAGTGgaacggtaagccttggtatttcaaCATCAAGCgagtacccaccggaggcttCTGACAACAACAAGAGGACGTTAAGAAGATTGGCGGCCGATTTCTTCTTAAGCGGAAGCgtactatacaagagaaaccatgacatggttttaCTTTGATGCGTAAATGCTAAGGAAGCTGAGCACATGCTAggggaggtccatgagggctcttttggTACGCATGCCATGGCTAGGAAGATCTTGAGGGCGggctattattggctcaccatggagagcgattgttgcctccatgtaaggaagtgtcacaAATGCCAAACGTTTGCGGATAATGTCAACGCTTTGCCCCTTCCATTGAATATATTGGTCACGTCATGgcccttttccatgtggggagtAGATGTGATCGGCgccatagagcccaaagctACGAACAGACATCGTTTCATCTTGGTGGCAATCGATTACtttaccaagtgggtcgaaGATGCCTCATACGCTAgcgtcacgaggagtgtggtggtcaggttcatcaaGAGGGAGATAATCTGCCcgtatggtttgccaaggaagattatcacagacAACAACACAAActtgaataataaaatgatggGGGAAATATGCGAGGAAtttaagatccaacaccataattccacaccctacagaCCCAAGATGAATGGAGCGGTGGatgcagccaataagaatatcaagaagattatttagaagatgaccgtgtcatacaaggactCGCATGAGATACTCCCTTTCGCGCTACATGGTTACCGAACCTCGGTGCGCACTTTAACCGGGGCAACGCCATTTTCGTTGGTGTATGAAATGGAGGTCgtgctaccgtttgaggtggaaaTCCCGTCTTTAAGAATCTTGGCGGAGTCCGGATTAAAGGAGTCGGAGTGGGCCCAAGAACGTTTCGATCAACTCaatctcatagaaggcaagTATCTGGCCGCTATGAGCCATGGGTGTTTGTACCAAAGATGGGTGAAGAATGCTTTCGACAAAAAGGTACGCTCACGCAGGTTCAGCGAAGAGGACCTGGTActgaagaaagtctcccaagcCCTAAAAGACAATAGGGGAaagtgggccccaaactacAAAGGGCCTTTCATCGTAAAAAAGGCTTTCTCCAGAGGGGCCCttgtgctcaccaacatggatgacaAGGAACTACCTTCACCCGTAAACTCCGACgtcgtcaagcgatactacgcttaagaCTTGAGGCAATTAaggaagtcgct encodes the following:
- the LOC106798528 gene encoding uncharacterized protein produces the protein MIAKSKTEEEHLINPAKCTFEIKSGKLMGFILTATCELLFKLLRKNQSVHWDEDCQEAFGKIKQRLMNPPVLMPLVPGRPLILYMTVLDESMGTCCALVWASHHLRQYMLSHTTWLVSKMDPVKYIFEKPALTGRIARWQVLLSEFDIVCVAQKAIKGSASADYLALQPLNDYQPMHSEFLDEDIMASFKEKLDKDRDKWIVWFDEASNVLGHGVRVALVYPDNQCIPFTTRLGFDCTNNMAEYEACALGVQAIIDFNIKLLKVYGDLTLLTPHRDLPYIEFMCRGRPTHCCVVEEEWNGKPWYFNIKRVPTGGF